Below is a window of Sylvia atricapilla isolate bSylAtr1 chromosome 2, bSylAtr1.pri, whole genome shotgun sequence DNA.
TTCTTCATGGGAAAATATCAGTCATATAGAATACTTcgagttggaagggacccacaagcATCATCGAGTTCAACTCCTGACCCTGCATAGGACAGCCCCAGGAATCACACCacgtgcctgagagcattgtccaaatgcttcttggcTTGGTGCCACGACAacttccctgggaaacctgctccagtgtccagccacaccatGCTGGACActtcctaatatctaaactaaacctcctctgacacagCTTCACGCTATTTTCTTGTgccctgtcactggtcaccagagagaagagctcAGTGCCTTCCCCTCAGCTTCCCCTTGTGAGGACACATAATGGCTTGTAACACAGATCTCTCTTTCCAAGGCTCTCCCGATTCCAAATGAAGACCGGATTAAGCACCTCTTGGGACAAAATGCTTGGACCTCCCAGAAGAACGAGCTGGCCAGCTTCTACCCACGCCTGGCATCTAAATCAGAGACGGGAAAGATTGGGTTAATTAACTTGGGAAACACGTGCTACATGAACAGCATCATACAGTCTCTTTTCATGGCTTCAGAGTGAGTTTTTCCTCCCTTGCTCCTGTTCAAGACTGCTCCAGGGGTTGCCCGTCACCCCAGCCTTGCGTGTCCCACACTGATTTTCCATCTCACAGATtgcatctctgcttttctttcacagctttCGGCATTCAGTGTTGAATTTAACTGAGGGCAACTCCCAGCCCCTGATGACAAAGCTCCAGTGGCTCTTTGCATTTTTGGAGCACAGTCAGGTAATTATTTCATGTTCTAGTTATTTGTTTGGACTGTCGGCTGCGGAAAGGCTCGTCTCCAAGTTGCTTCCTGCCGGCTCTAACGTGCTGATAAGGAGCTGTGGatcttggtgggtttttgtaATGGGAcaaattttgtttatctgaAGGAGGCTAATTTTGGGAGAGGTGGAGGGAAACTCCTATCACCCATGGAAGTGGGCTATGTTCACACCAGGCTGCCTTCTTTAATTTGTGGTCTTCTTGGGCTGGGCTGATGTAATAGCTAATGGTTTTGACAATGAAGTCCATTAGGTAATAGTTTACATCTGTGGTCAGCTGAGAAGCCTGTCCGTGTGAAgcagaggttttgtttcttgctgtGCAGCAAGGGAGAAGACTGGAGCAGCTCACttgtcccactgctgcccagcaAAGCACTACTAATCGgtgaaaattactttaaaagtgGTTTTGTTAAAAGGATAATTATAAAAACCTCCTTAGATTCCAGATCTTTGAATCCTCTGTATGTGAGggaaagtaaaattaaaataacaccCTTAAACTAAATGTTTCCGTGACAAATGTGAAATTTAATGAAGTGACTCCTGGAGTTACAGTTAGGCCATATCTAATTCCTCTCTTGAAAATATATCTTTCCCTAGAAAGACAAGATTTTGGAAAACCAGTGAATTTTCCCTTGCTGGGTAGCAAGTCCAGCCTTCTCCATTTCCCAAGCCCTGACTGGCAAAGGTGGCTGGTAGCATTGTGGTATTATGTCACTACAGATGACCTGGGAGGggaaatttaaatttctgttaaatttaaTATTTGGTTATAGAAGAGGCTGGGTTTTGATGGCAGATTAGGGTGTCTGTGTTCTGTGATGAGCAAGTACAGAAGTATGTTTTCTTGTTGTGTAGCTGATGTTAATTTCcttttggttatttttcatctttggGTTGTCCTTGAAGTTACTTTTTTGCTGAAGATGGGTCTTTTTTCCATGTTAATTAGACATCTGCTTCCTAATGACAACAATTATATTATCTGGTAGCACAGATTACCTGCCTGCAGTGAGTGAGTGAGAATGTTGGGTGGAAGtttagtggatttttttgcttgggtttttttttttttaatatgaaaggATTTGGTGAGAGAGATCCTGATCAAATTAAATGGAGCAGCAAATTAAATTCAGGCTGAATTAAGTAGAATTATCTGGATCAGGTCAATAAACCATTTAAAATTTGAATGATAAACACATGGATATTTTATAGAAGTACATGTAAAATAATGACTGAAATTCATCCTTGCCATCCTGGCTTGCAGCAAACCAAGAAATTCTTTCCGTGCACTGGGATTAGTCTTTGTAGGGGGAATAAAGGCACCTTCTCAGGCACACAACACTGTGCTCCCAGTgaatcagcaaaaaaaacctctctcccctctgtgtgtccctgtgtgaattgaggaaaaaaatctctaggATTAAATGCATTTCATCTGTGTTGCTGCCAGCGACCTGCCATCTCCCCTGAGAGCTTCCTCTCTGCCTCCTGGCCACCCTGGTTCAcccctggagctcagcaggacTGCTCAGAGTACCTCAAGTATTTGCTGGACAGGTATGTGAGGAGTGCCATGGCCTCAGAGCTGGTGACGATGGTGTCCCTAAACCCTAATGTGATGTTTAATGCTGCAAACAGGGCACGTGGCTGACAcccccagaggagctgggagagtgGAGGGTTGGGACAGTGAGACTGGTCTGAGGCTCCTTAATAAAATACTGTTTGGACAATTTTAGGGGTAATACCAGAATTTAGTTCAACTTGAAAATGTCTGCCTTTGCCCTGAGGAATTCATAGAATTACAGagtcattaaggttggaaaagatccccatgatcattgagtccaaccattaacccagcaccaccaagTCAACCACTATATCATGTCCCTGAATGCCACATCTAACACATTTTTTAACACTTCTAGGAACAGTGATTTCACTGCTTCCTTGTCCAGTCTGTTCCAACACCTGACCACCCttcaccctttcagtgaagagatttttcttgaTACCTAATCTAAAATTGTACCAACCTTAGAGATTCACCTGACAAGCCACTCAGCCTACTCTgtaaaatgttgatttttgccttttaccTAGAAATATCAAATCTCTGGTGTCCCAGTGATGCCTCTGGAAGTGTAGGGTCAGTGGCACATGACGACTTGAGGTTCCCAAGTCCTGTCTGACTCTTTCCCACCTTTTTCCCACAGCATCAGACCCCTGGGTACAGGCAGGTTAACTGAGATTAACTACTAGCAGTGAAGAATGGGAGCCCTACTTTAGAAACTACTCTTGGTGTTACTTTAGAAACTACTCTTGGTGTTGTATTGATGGATAACATAGACTTCTTCTCCCCTGCCAAAGATtgcatgaagaagaaaaaactggaaaaaggaTCTACCAGAAGCTCAAGGAGTCCAGCTTGATGTCTCAGGCGGTGGAGCATCATTACTTGAACAAGACATTGATTGAGAAGATGTTTGGGGGTAAAATGATGACAAAGATCCGCTGCTTGAAGTGCCTGAACGTTTCCTCCCGAGAAGAAGCCTTCACAGACCTGTCCCTGGCTTTTCCTCCATCGGACAGGAATGTGCATGGGAGCACATCTGTTCTACCAGTGGAAGAAATTGGCCCACAGTTCATTGAGCCTCCAGAAAATGCAGGCCAGCTTATGGGCTCTCCCTGGATCCAGAGGAAGGCCCCCATGGCCAGTGACCATGCAGCCCCATCAGTGTCGGTGGAAACATTAGGTTTCCAGGAaccaggagaagcagcaaatCCCATACGTGGCAATGACGTTGGGGTGGATGCAGCCAAAGACCCTGTCTCGACTTTTGGGGAGCAGGCATGTGCTCCTAAGGACTCCAGATCTGTCCCAGATTTAATCAACTATTTTCTATCCCCGGAGAGACTGACAGCAGAGAATAAATACCACTGTGAGAAATGTGCCTCCTTGCAGGACGCTGAGAAGGTGGCAGAGCTGACAGAGGGTCCACACTACCTCATCCTCACACTGCTGCGGTTTTCCTTCGACCCACGGAccatgaagaggaagaagattTTGGACAATGTCTCCATCCCTGTGGTGCTCAAGCTACCCATCCTTGTTGCTCCAGAGGAAACTGAGGAGGTTTGCCGGCAGGGGAAGGATGGTGCTGTCCCAGGGAGTGGCTTCATGACTGTTGTGTATGACCTCTGCAGCGTGGTGGTGCACTCAGGCATCTCCTCTGAGAGTGGCCACTACTACTGCTACTCCAGGGAGTGCACTGACACCAGCCCCCACGGGCAGCCCCGGGATGGGGTGCCAAAACCAGCCTCTGACAAACAGTTGGACTTTGAAATCCAGTGGTACCTCTTCAATGACACCAGagtttccttctcctccttcgAATCGGTCAGCAACGTCACCTCGTTCTTCCCCAAAGACACTGCCTATGTCCTCTTCTACCGGCAGCGGCCGGGCCggcagggctgcctgctgcACCAGGCTCTGGCTGAGGCTGGCCACCTGCATGGTGAACCCTCCCTCCACAAGGACTTGATGGAAGCCATTTCCAAAGATAACATCCTCTTCTTGCAGGtaactcctgctgctgtgcacagtagggtgctgtcctgctgctgtgtggctCATGGGCCACATTCCCACCCATCCAGACAGCAGTGGGATCCTGTCCTGTGGTTAAAATCCTGCAGACCCCCACCTACTCCCTGAAGCCAaatccctttttgtttttagcaCCCAGATATAAACAGGTTATAGTTTCCTGATGAAACTGGGCACTGGGACTGGTACAAGACACCTTGTGGCTGTGCTTGGGGTTCACTTGCTATTGTCCACTCCTGGAAGCTcagcctgaaattttctttgaagtgcCTGAGAATGATAGGATGATGgaatagtttggattggaagaaaCCTTTAAAGGCTGTCCAAACCACCTCCCCTGCAggatgagcagggacatcttcaaccCAGATGCTTAGAGCCCCATCTggcctgaccttgaatgttcccagggatggagcatctgctgcttctctgggaaacatgtgccagtgcctcaccaccttcattGTAAAATACTTGTTGTTCCTTACATTATaccctttcctcttcttcccacCTTCTCTCACTGGGAACTAGCTGTTCCTTCCTACCACCTCTGAtgttcatgtcttttttttctttttctttttttttttctcttcttatcatagaatcatagaatggtttgggttggaagggacttacagaacatccagttccaacccttCTGCCATGACCtggttgctcaaagccccatccaacctggccttgaatacttccagtgatgaggcatccacagttTCCCTGGGCAGATGGGTAGTCTGGGAATACAAACTAGAAGAGATTTCATTCCGCTGATGGAGTTCAATGCTTTCCAAACAACAGTGTGTCATATGACATGACCTGCACCTAGGGCTATTTGAGGGgtccctcctctcccacagGTGACATGGGAGGGCTTGGTTTGGTCACTGAAGAGCTGCAATGTTGTGCTGCATCTCTCCTGCTGAGCTCTAGAGCACATGGCCTTCATACCCCAGTTTAATTTGAAGGAAGCTCCCAGAAGGAACCTTGCAAGCTCTTGGCTCCTTAGAGATGATGGGAGCATCCCCCTTCCTGAGTCTTTTATCTTGCTGATATCCATGTgctatttttcccccttccttctcccaggagcaggaaaaagaagcGAGGAACAGAGCTGCCTACATTTCTGCCTTGCCGAAATCCCCGCTGTGGTGGAGAGACTTGGACAGGGACAAGGATGATGACAGCTcctctgggggctgcagcccggccgcgggcggcggcggatCTGGCTCCTTCCATGGACTCGTCTTTTAGCCAACAGCTTAAACCAGATGAGCGGTGTCCATGGGGCCAACCTGAAGCCAGAGGCTTCTCTTCCTCACCCCGATGACAGTGAGCATCTTGGAGGAGGATTTGAGAAACATTTCAATGGAAAAGGTCTCAGGGGCTGATTTGGAGGCACCTGAAGGGTCTCGCTGCTTCCTATGCACTTGATCTTCACGCCTTAATGTACCTAAGCTAATGCAGAGATGagcagctgctgacagctcGGAGAAGTGCCCTTTTGCTTCAGCATAGCCATGTCTTGCCTGCTGTGAGCCATGCCACCAGCCTGGGGAGGTGATGAGGACAGGCATGGGGAGGAAGACGgacccagcagagccccagggatggagatgtCCCATGCACATCCTGTCTGCAGCCCTTCCCGTGGCACTAAGTTGGTTCTGGGGTGACCTCTGCtcagttgtttggtttttttttttatgtggtttgGGAACCCACCATGAAAAACTCTGAAGGtagaaaaaagactgaaaatgcCAAAATGTAGCAATGCTGGTCTGTGAGGCAGTGAGTTTGTAAGACAAGCAGTGGCAGGTCAGCCAGAGGGGGTTTATGTGCATTGCAAGACACCCAAAGGAGACTGAGGGACACAAACCCTTCCAGCCAAGAGAGACTGACCCAATCCATTTGGGGTTTCTGGGCTCCAGTGAAGACCCATTGTGTTACTGATGATTTCTGGACGCTGTTAGTGTGCATGGCAGGCCAAGACACACAGCTGTTTTTCCAGATGTGTCTTTAGGACTCATTTAgtctctttctgctgctgtccttttatggctttctgggctggatCTGCCCTTTAAAATTTGGATGTTATCTTGGGATACCCTGAACTGAGCAGCAGATGACAGAGCCCCCCTAAACTCATGATCTATGATTTGCAAGGTGAGTAGCCCAACCAGATATATTATATCAATCCAATATCAATATATACAATGTAAACCAATGTATTCTGTAAATCAGTAATGGGACAGGGGCTGATTTTGATGGCAGATGGCCAACTCAGCTTCCAGGCAGCACATCTACAGGACCACAGCTGCCTCCCATGTCCCTCCCCAACTGTtttcccctgcctgctccaccCTCACAACTGTAGTAGAGATTTCTCTGGCTCAAGTGGGAGAAACTTGTGCCTTAGGTCCTAAGTGCAGGGCTTAATCCTGACCATGGGGTACTGGGTTAGGAGTATTGTgtttttgtggagaaaaaggagaagcacAGACATTACTATGGATAATGTGAGCAGAAAGTCTGCCAGAGAGGACACTTGGGGTCGAGTATCTGGTGTATACTATCATATTCTTTTATTGCCTTTCCTATatataaataaaggaaattaattcaaCATACAGACTTAGTGTCTTATTGCAGTATTCATAGACACTGGGCTGATGGGTcaaaaaagagatgagaaagcTGAGGCATCCATCCTCAAGCAGATGGGACAGTCCTGCAGAGTGCTTGCTTGGAAGAGGGGATCAGGCAGAGGAGGAATTGGAACCtcagtgcagagctctgtgccctcCAGAAGAAGATCACAATGCTAATAGTGGAGCCTTGTAGAGGAGCAGTGGAGTGTGTTTATAGTTTTTAAGTCAGGTGCtgagaggaaataaatgaaGACCCAAAGCTGAAGTGTCAAAGAAAGTACAGTGTTTCCTGGTTTTATTACTAGACTTCTATTTATTTCCTGTTCAAAGAGGTTGCCAAAGAGGTTCCTGTTGCTGTCATGCTAGCTCCTTTCTTTATTCGGGAGTACCACCTGTTGTCATTTTCCATGCTGATTGTTGTAAGGTGTTTTTGTAGGAGATTGTCTTTAACTTGAGATCATAAACTAGGTAATGATGGGAGATAGTCAAACCAACATGGAAAATGGAGAGGCTGTATCATAGCTAAGCTCTTTCCTGAAtatgtcttatttttttccccaagattTTCTGAGATGAGCAAAGGCAAACAGCATGCAGCTCTCAGCGTGGATGGCAGCCTGGGGAGTGTCAGTGGTGTAAGGAGGTTGCCTGGTTTAGCCCTTCTTACTTTCCTCTAATTATTACCACTGGACTTCCCTTTTGGACTCAGCCAATCCTActacatttttgaaaagaatattaaatagTATTGGTCCTAGTACAGATCTTCGAGGAATACTACTCATTGCTGGTTTGGACACTGAGTCGTTGACTGTAGCTCTTCCAGTGTGGCCATCCAGCCAATTCCTTATCCATCTAATGGTCCATCCATCAGTCAAACTCTTCAATTAAGAGCTTAGAATGTTACAAGGGATCATATTAAAGGCCTTAGAGAAGTCTAGTATAGTCTGGTGTATTACTATCTGTGCTACACCAATTACAGTATATGCTATATTGATACTGGTGTTAGTAATGCCAGTCATTTTTGCATATGGCATTTTGATAAAATACATGCTATGGTATATGGGATAGCATGGCTCGTTTTATCTGCCACACGTGCCTCATGGTCAAGGAGAGCCCATAGGGGAGTCCTCAGTTCTTGGGATTTCATGTGTGTTGCAGATATGAGATGATGTTACTCTTGTCTAAAAGAAGTGTTACAGAAGCTGTGGTTAGGAAGGTCTCTTTTCccagttgtcttttttttaaaatttattttttaaaataagaagttTTAAAGGGAGGGTTGAACTTTtaattctggagaaaaagatTTGTCCTTTTGCTGAGGTTCTCTGGGAGATTTGGTGTGTTGAGCTGAGGCTCACACGTGTTGAGCTGCTGATGGGTGAGGAAGGCAGCATTTGTCCTCACACTGCACACAACAGAGCAGATATACAGTATGAAGTTCAATTTAGCAGCTTAAAAACATATGGCTTGGGTTCTGGTATCAGGAAAACCCCTAGTTACATCCTAAAGGCCCTCATTACCTATACAGAACACTTGAAGCTGTAGGAGACACTTGGCAACATACTGAGAAGATGCTCTGAAAGCTTTAAAGGTGCTACATAATCAAACTTTTTCTGCTTATTAGtttcccctttctttccctgctctgaatCCATGCTGGGAATCACCAGGGAGAGATGTCTTTTTATtatcattcttttattttcctgttgcttttctgtTGCATATACAGTACTTAAAAATGAGATCACCTTCACGTCAGGCATGTACCATGTTtattaacagcaaaaaaaaagtattatctAGGCTTCACTCAAGATCAATTTACAGGATAAATAATTGTttcaaattacttaaaaaaacccaaacaaacaacaaccccccaaagaataaattaataactTAAGTGATTAGCTGTCCACAGTGATTTGAAAACTTAATAACCATTCAAACAGTGACACCACAAGAAGACACATACTGTACAGTTTGCCACAGATTACTCTTGTCCTTCCTTCTACAAATGGAAAtcaaaaaattagaaatactCCTCTTTAAGAACAGTCAAAGGCTttgaaacacacaaaacatCCCTGCGAATCGGCTGCTGACGCAACAGCTTCACAGCCAGGGCTCCAACCCCTCCTCGCAGCAGGTTAAGAAACAAATGGAGAAAACTACCCTAATTTGACTGGGTCTGCTCCCACACAATGATGC
It encodes the following:
- the USP35 gene encoding ubiquitin carboxyl-terminal hydrolase 35; this encodes MDKILEAVVMSSYPNNVKQGLVRRVIEAAKQPMDSEQCWSMLELSTKLYLTGDTKYKREIGKEVLEVYGHYHPEEFEEFFNVRFLLSLLQEGYGPLGKRSHYVLDYIQLGLQFVLESPSANSIFGLLRIEVLRKVCERPSPKQCAKISKLLTQHPQCIPTGKHQLLFCQQLIRCIGQFQCVSEGEEEIMEFLEQVNKVSGLLQRIWRTQTSAILPSLKELFTIISSTEEQEAPSNALASVVQFVPLELMDGVIRNLTNDDSITDVQMMMAIGRMIDWVSWPLGKNIDKWIIALLKGLAAVKKFSILIEVTLSKIEKVFSKLLYPIVREGALAVLQYMLLSFQHSHEAFHLLLPHIPRLVASLKKEDSNSATSSLEQLAELIHCMFFRFSGFPDLYEPVLEAVKALPIPNEDRIKHLLGQNAWTSQKNELASFYPRLASKSETGKIGLINLGNTCYMNSIIQSLFMASDFRHSVLNLTEGNSQPLMTKLQWLFAFLEHSQRPAISPESFLSASWPPWFTPGAQQDCSEYLKYLLDRLHEEEKTGKRIYQKLKESSLMSQAVEHHYLNKTLIEKMFGGKMMTKIRCLKCLNVSSREEAFTDLSLAFPPSDRNVHGSTSVLPVEEIGPQFIEPPENAGQLMGSPWIQRKAPMASDHAAPSVSVETLGFQEPGEAANPIRGNDVGVDAAKDPVSTFGEQACAPKDSRSVPDLINYFLSPERLTAENKYHCEKCASLQDAEKVAELTEGPHYLILTLLRFSFDPRTMKRKKILDNVSIPVVLKLPILVAPEETEEVCRQGKDGAVPGSGFMTVVYDLCSVVVHSGISSESGHYYCYSRECTDTSPHGQPRDGVPKPASDKQLDFEIQWYLFNDTRVSFSSFESVSNVTSFFPKDTAYVLFYRQRPGRQGCLLHQALAEAGHLHGEPSLHKDLMEAISKDNILFLQEQEKEARNRAAYISALPKSPLWWRDLDRDKDDDSSSGGCSPAAGGGGSGSFHGLVF